The following are from one region of the Sorghum bicolor cultivar BTx623 chromosome 2, Sorghum_bicolor_NCBIv3, whole genome shotgun sequence genome:
- the LOC110432967 gene encoding uncharacterized protein LOC110432967, with the protein MLHHEAVALLQLHSQAVAVSNIRNHVTTILDVDSGNFSRWCDQFLLILGKFSLQDHVREDPLDPISPDCARMDCVVKSWIIATLTDDLGEIISARGSTARHAWLAVESQFLGNREARSIQLETRFRNFVQSDLSITEYCRKLKKMADDLTAVGEVISDRTLVLNVIRGLNERFSHVGTLLRRAKPFPTFLEAREDLVLEELTMENRKEAPAAALAASTTTTPASASSGPGSEGTDGTSKAPNNRHSKRGGGGKGHGNNSSSGQGSIPPGGTTQQQQQATGQQQQTVGGRPWPSFYNPWSGTIQMWPGGPRPPLAPIPVPPHLQAHHQAQQQAQQQALLPQQQQQQALAAHQQAAPIGAGPWVAPGFYNPMTGLPS; encoded by the coding sequence ATGCTTCACCACGAAGCTGTGGCTCTCCTCCAACTCCACTCTCAGGCCGTTGCGGTCAGCAACATCCGGAACCACGTCACCACCATCCTCGACGTCGATTCTGGTAATTTCAGCCGTTGGTGTGATCAATTTCTCCTCATCCTCGGCAAGTTTTCGCTTCAGGACCATGTCCGCGAGGATCCCCTAGACCCAATCTCTCCTGATTGCGCTCGGATGGACTGCGTCGTCAAGTCCTGGATCATCGCCACGCTCACCGACGATCTAGGCGAGATCATCTCCGCACGGGGCTCCACTGCCCGACACGCCTGGCTCGCCGTCGAGTCGCAGTTCCTCGGCAATCGGGAGGCCCGCTCCATTCAGCTGGAGACGCGGTTTCGCAACTTCGTCCAGAGCGACCTCTCCATCACCGAGTACTGCCGCAAGCTGAAGAAGATGGCCGATGATCTCACGGCCGTCGGCGAGGTCATCTCTGACCGCACCCTCGTCCTCAACGTCATCCGCGGCCTTAACGAGCGCTTCAGCCACGTCGGCACGCTCCTTCGCCGGGCCAAACCTTTCCCTACCTTCCTGGAGGCGCGTGAGGATCTCGTCCTCGAGGAACTCACCATGGAGAACCGCAAGGAAGCTCCAGCTGCTGCACTCgccgcctccaccaccaccaccccggCCTCTGCGTCCTCTGGTCCGGGCTCCGAAGGCACTGATGGGACCTCCAAGGCTCCCAACAACCGTCACAGCAagcgcggcggtggcggcaaaGGCCACGGCAACAACAGCTCTTCAGGACAGGGCTCCATACCTCCTGGTGGCAcaacgcagcagcagcagcaggccacTGGACAGCAGCAGCAGACTGTCGGAGGGCGCCCTTGGCCCAGCTTCTACAATCCTTGGTCCGGCACCATCCAGATGTGGCCAGGGGGCCCTCGTCCACCTCTGGCGCCCATCCCGGTGCCCCCTCACCTCCAGGCGCATCACCAGGCACAGCAGCAAGCGCAACAACAGGCCCTGCTtccccagcagcagcagcagcaggcgcttGCTGCCCACCAGCAGGCTGCTCCCATTGGTGCTGGACCATGGGTCGCTCCGGGGTTTTACAACCCTATGACCGGCCTCCCCTCCTAG